Proteins from a genomic interval of Rosa chinensis cultivar Old Blush chromosome 2, RchiOBHm-V2, whole genome shotgun sequence:
- the LOC112188682 gene encoding uncharacterized protein LOC112188682, with amino-acid sequence MTTKCLGFLLVLLLHDSTFFAASAQRFDIMKPPNLCRGAIGVFFDGLCLGSIKESGPSPGQGNKFTDQRTLGGRKVSGPSPGTGNKVTNVETLRGVKDSGSSSGTGHKFTNVETNDAIKDTGPSRDTENSFTNVDILAGIKDGPSPGTGNSFTNVDILGGIKDGPSPGTGNKFTNVETLGETKNSGPSPGTGNKFTDNIHQ; translated from the coding sequence ATGACAACTAAATGCCTTGGTTTCCTTTTGGTTCTTCTTTTGCACGACTCCACATTTTTTGCAGCAAGTGCTCAACGTTTTGATATTATGAAGCCCCCCAACTTGTGTCGCGGAGCAATTGGGGTTTTCTTTGACGGCTTATGTCTTGGATCGATCAAGGAGTCAGGTCCTAGCCCTGGTCAAGGGAACAAATTCACTGACCAACGGACCCTTGGAGGAAGAAAGGTGTCCGGCCCTAGCCCTGGTACTGGAAACAAAGTCACAAATGTTGAGACACTCAGAGGGGTTAAAGATTCCGGCTCAAGCTCTGGTACGGGACACAAATTTACTAATGTTGAGACCAACGATGCGATTAAGGATACTGGCCCCAGCCGTGATACAGAAAACTCATTTACGAATGTAGATATACTTGCTGGGATTAAGGACGGCCCAAGCCCTGGTACAGGAAACTCATTTACGAATGTAGATATTCTCGGAGGGATTAAGGATGGCCCAAGTCCTGGTACAGGAAATAAATTTACAAATGTTGAGACCTTGGGAGAAACTAAGAACTCAGGCCCAAGTCCCGGTACAGGAAACAAATTTACAGACAACATACATCAATGA